The proteins below are encoded in one region of Halalkalicoccus jeotgali B3:
- a CDS encoding DUF7344 domain-containing protein — protein sequence MSEADIETELSLSDIYMLLSNERRLIVIELLARDRSEWDKRDLARELVTRTKGEGHSYSDYQNAHVSLIQTHLPKLRDHGVIRAGGDGERRLDPISPGPAFDLVLNAKNGAALAMSAERALGEGKTGESA from the coding sequence ATGTCTGAGGCCGACATCGAGACGGAGCTCTCTCTGTCGGATATCTACATGCTGCTTTCGAACGAGCGCCGGTTGATCGTGATCGAGTTACTCGCACGGGATCGAAGCGAGTGGGACAAGCGAGATCTCGCTCGGGAATTGGTCACTCGGACGAAAGGCGAAGGTCACAGCTACAGTGATTATCAGAACGCCCACGTCTCGCTGATCCAGACCCACCTCCCGAAGCTCAGGGATCACGGCGTGATTCGTGCCGGTGGTGATGGCGAACGCCGACTCGATCCGATCAGTCCGGGCCCGGCGTTCGATCTCGTTCTGAACGCGAAGAACGGTGCGGCGCTGGCAATGAGCGCCGAGCGTGCACTCGGCGAGGGCAAAACGGGTGAGTCGGCATGA
- a CDS encoding PadR family transcriptional regulator translates to MSDIATLAGLTAFQRDVLMTTAELGASHGLGIKSRVEEHYETEINHGRLYPNLDTLVEEGLVEKSSRDRRTNEYRVTERGRDLLRSNGKRYLSAAAGVEMAGGAN, encoded by the coding sequence ATGAGCGACATCGCTACCCTCGCGGGCCTCACTGCGTTCCAGCGCGACGTCCTCATGACGACCGCAGAACTCGGGGCGTCGCACGGGCTCGGGATCAAATCGAGAGTCGAGGAGCACTACGAGACTGAGATCAACCACGGTCGTCTCTACCCGAATCTCGACACGCTTGTCGAGGAGGGGTTAGTCGAGAAGTCCTCGCGCGATCGGCGGACGAACGAGTACCGTGTCACCGAGCGCGGTCGCGATCTCCTCCGATCGAACGGGAAGCGGTATCTCAGTGCTGCAGCTGGGGTCGAGATGGCCGGGGGTGCGAACTGA
- the secY gene encoding preprotein translocase subunit SecY produces MSWKEAAEPVLTRMPGVTRPEGHVPFKRKLAWTAGVLVVYFFLTNVYLWGLPSAEAGQDIFGQFRSILAGSQGTILQVGIGPIVTASIVLQLLGGAGLLGLDTNDPRDQVLYQGLQKLLVIVMIALTAFPMVFLGGFLPASPELAATYGQTTVQTIIFAQVFVGGIFVLFLDEIVSKWGVGSGIGLFIIAGVSQRLIGGLFAWSGLPGEAGIVPTWFSILLGQASFPSLLTSEGLQELFLGQGALLAILTTIFIFVVVVYAESVRVEVPLSHARVKGARGRFPVKLIYASVLPMILVRALQMNVQFAGRILDARWAGMPAWLGVYNSQGQPTGGLFYYLNPIQAPEEWMWWLGEASQAVWQIMLRVGIDLAVMVIGGAVFAIFWVQTTDMGPEATARQIQNSGMQIPGFRQNIGVYEKVLGRYIPQVTVIGGALVGLLAVMANMLGTIGAVSGTGLLLAVSITYKLYEEIAEEQMMEMHPMMRQMFGD; encoded by the coding sequence ATGAGTTGGAAGGAAGCCGCCGAACCGGTTCTCACACGAATGCCTGGGGTCACCCGCCCCGAGGGGCACGTCCCCTTCAAGCGCAAGCTGGCGTGGACCGCGGGCGTCCTCGTGGTGTACTTTTTCCTGACCAACGTCTACCTGTGGGGGCTCCCGTCCGCCGAGGCGGGTCAGGACATCTTCGGGCAGTTCCGCTCGATACTGGCCGGCAGTCAGGGGACGATCCTGCAGGTCGGGATCGGACCGATCGTCACCGCGAGCATCGTCCTGCAACTGCTCGGCGGTGCCGGGTTGTTAGGTCTTGACACCAACGACCCGCGCGATCAGGTGCTCTATCAGGGCCTCCAGAAGCTGCTGGTGATCGTAATGATCGCCCTGACCGCGTTCCCGATGGTGTTTCTCGGCGGTTTCCTTCCGGCGAGTCCCGAACTGGCCGCGACCTACGGCCAGACGACGGTCCAGACGATCATCTTCGCACAGGTCTTCGTCGGCGGGATCTTCGTCCTCTTTCTCGACGAGATCGTCTCGAAGTGGGGTGTCGGCAGTGGGATCGGGCTGTTCATCATCGCCGGCGTGAGCCAGCGCCTCATCGGCGGACTGTTCGCCTGGAGCGGGCTTCCCGGCGAGGCCGGGATCGTTCCGACGTGGTTTTCGATCCTGCTCGGGCAGGCGTCTTTCCCCTCGTTGCTGACAAGTGAGGGGCTCCAAGAGCTGTTTCTGGGCCAGGGCGCGCTGTTGGCGATCCTCACCACGATCTTCATCTTCGTCGTGGTGGTCTACGCCGAGTCGGTTCGCGTCGAGGTGCCGCTCTCGCACGCCCGCGTGAAGGGCGCTCGGGGTCGGTTTCCCGTAAAACTGATCTACGCGAGCGTCCTGCCGATGATCCTCGTTCGTGCACTACAGATGAACGTCCAGTTCGCCGGCCGGATCCTGGACGCCCGCTGGGCGGGGATGCCCGCGTGGCTCGGTGTCTACAACAGTCAGGGCCAGCCCACGGGCGGATTGTTCTACTACCTGAACCCGATCCAGGCCCCCGAGGAGTGGATGTGGTGGCTCGGCGAGGCCAGCCAAGCCGTCTGGCAGATCATGCTCCGGGTCGGGATCGACCTCGCCGTGATGGTCATCGGCGGGGCGGTGTTCGCGATCTTCTGGGTCCAGACGACGGACATGGGTCCCGAGGCGACTGCCAGACAGATCCAGAACTCGGGGATGCAGATCCCCGGCTTCCGTCAGAACATCGGCGTCTACGAGAAGGTTCTGGGACGATACATCCCGCAGGTGACCGTCATCGGCGGGGCGCTCGTCGGCCTGCTCGCGGTGATGGCGAACATGCTCGGGACCATCGGCGCGGTCTCCGGCACCGGTTTGTTGCTTGCGGTCTCGATCACCTACAAGCTCTACGAGGAGATCGCAGAAGAGCAGATGATGGAAATGCATCCCATGATGCGCCAGATGTTCGGAGACTAA
- a CDS encoding 50S ribosomal protein L6 encodes MPRTEITLPDDVDCEIDHLDVTIAGADGEVTRRLWYPDVTVRVETVTEAVETDQGETDDREVEAVVIESETDDAKTNATIGTFESHVRNMVQGVTEGWEYRMEVLYSHFPMQVNVEGEEVVIENFLGERAPRRTTIRGDTRVEVDGEEVVLSGPDKEDVGQTAANIEQLTRVSGKDTRVFQDGVYITEKPKGGA; translated from the coding sequence ATGCCACGAACAGAAATCACACTACCCGACGACGTCGACTGTGAGATCGATCACCTCGACGTGACGATCGCGGGGGCCGACGGCGAGGTCACTCGCCGTCTGTGGTACCCCGACGTGACCGTCCGAGTCGAGACCGTCACCGAAGCGGTCGAAACCGACCAGGGCGAGACCGACGACCGGGAGGTCGAGGCGGTCGTCATCGAGAGCGAGACCGACGACGCGAAGACCAACGCCACGATCGGCACCTTCGAGAGCCACGTACGCAACATGGTACAGGGCGTGACCGAGGGCTGGGAGTACCGCATGGAGGTGCTTTACTCTCACTTCCCGATGCAGGTGAACGTCGAGGGCGAGGAGGTCGTCATCGAGAACTTCCTCGGCGAGCGTGCCCCACGGCGGACGACGATCCGTGGTGACACGCGTGTCGAGGTCGACGGCGAGGAGGTCGTCCTCTCGGGGCCCGACAAGGAGGACGTCGGCCAGACGGCCGCGAACATCGAACAGCTCACACGCGTCAGCGGCAAGGACACACGGGTGTTCCAGGACGGCGTGTACATCACCGAGAAACCGAAAGGAGGTGCCTAA
- a CDS encoding 30S ribosomal protein S5 translates to MARNNGWEPVTRLGRLVRDGDIETMDEALNSGLPLKEVEVVDQLLPGLEDDVLDINMVQRMTDSGRRVKFRCVVAVGNRDGYVGYAEGRDDQVGGAIQKAIGIAKLNIIDVSRGCGSWECGCGRPHTVSLRTTGKAGSVEVELLPAPRGLGLAGGDTVRSVLELAGIEDAWTRSSGQTRTTVNFAKATFNALRNTAEARVPEHAAAQREVIE, encoded by the coding sequence ATGGCACGAAACAACGGATGGGAGCCCGTGACACGTCTCGGCCGACTCGTCCGCGACGGCGATATCGAGACGATGGACGAGGCGTTGAACTCGGGACTACCGCTGAAGGAGGTCGAGGTCGTAGACCAGCTCCTTCCCGGTCTCGAGGACGACGTACTCGACATCAACATGGTCCAGCGGATGACCGACTCGGGTCGCCGGGTCAAGTTCCGCTGTGTGGTCGCCGTGGGCAACCGCGACGGCTACGTCGGCTACGCGGAGGGCCGGGACGACCAGGTCGGCGGCGCCATCCAGAAGGCGATCGGTATCGCGAAACTGAACATCATCGACGTCTCGCGGGGCTGTGGGTCATGGGAATGTGGCTGCGGTCGGCCCCACACCGTCTCGCTGCGCACGACCGGAAAGGCCGGTAGCGTCGAGGTCGAGCTGTTGCCCGCGCCGCGCGGGCTCGGGCTTGCGGGCGGGGATACCGTCCGTAGCGTCCTCGAACTCGCCGGCATCGAGGACGCCTGGACCCGGTCGTCGGGCCAGACTAGAACGACTGTAAACTTCGCGAAGGCGACGTTCAACGCGCTTCGCAACACTGCCGAGGCCCGCGTCCCCGAACACGCCGCCGCCCAGCGCGAGGTGATCGAGTGA
- a CDS encoding Holliday junction DNA helicase codes for MSSGGAASGAGTASDRPDLLASREYNGRLGVPSAVRPLARVYAIEAKASKTGSVTLAHEEIEGLCRYALAFGARPLVAVRPDREPWSFFEPAALNQNEQSRSVTQDMLPGPSFEEVFDDGE; via the coding sequence GTGAGCTCCGGTGGCGCGGCCAGCGGTGCCGGAACGGCGAGTGACCGGCCCGATTTGCTTGCCTCGCGGGAGTACAACGGGCGACTCGGCGTTCCGAGTGCAGTGCGCCCACTTGCACGCGTCTACGCGATCGAAGCCAAGGCCAGCAAGACAGGGTCCGTCACACTCGCACATGAGGAGATCGAGGGGCTCTGTCGCTACGCACTCGCATTCGGTGCGCGCCCACTCGTGGCCGTCCGGCCCGACCGCGAGCCGTGGTCGTTCTTCGAGCCGGCAGCACTGAATCAAAACGAGCAGTCGAGAAGCGTTACGCAGGATATGCTCCCCGGCCCGTCGTTCGAGGAGGTGTTCGACGATGGCGAGTAG
- a CDS encoding DUF7344 domain-containing protein: MNGVAPKLTTDDALGVIATTARRQILRALTEGDAVPVSDLVRVLSRHEDTPGMAGIGRSLRHIHLPKLDAHNVIEWDREGRTVETGPNYALARELTTLVEYAMEHDDILSGPPPGDDVDDGGEMA, encoded by the coding sequence ATGAACGGTGTCGCGCCGAAGCTAACGACTGACGACGCGCTCGGAGTGATCGCGACGACGGCCCGTCGGCAGATCCTTCGCGCTCTCACAGAAGGCGATGCAGTGCCCGTCTCGGACCTCGTTCGCGTCCTGTCCCGGCACGAAGATACCCCCGGGATGGCTGGGATCGGGCGCTCGCTACGGCATATCCACCTCCCGAAGCTCGATGCCCACAACGTGATCGAATGGGATCGAGAGGGCAGGACGGTCGAGACGGGCCCGAACTACGCTCTCGCGCGCGAACTCACAACGCTCGTCGAGTACGCGATGGAGCACGACGATATCCTGAGCGGCCCGCCGCCGGGTGATGATGTGGACGACGGGGGTGAGATGGCGTGA
- a CDS encoding 30S ribosomal protein S14, producing MSESETETGEHATKRTGQLEACQRCGRKQGLVGKYDIWLCRQCFREIARNMGFKKYK from the coding sequence ATGAGTGAATCAGAGACGGAGACGGGCGAGCACGCCACGAAACGCACCGGCCAGCTCGAAGCTTGCCAGCGCTGTGGCCGCAAACAGGGCCTCGTCGGCAAGTACGACATCTGGCTGTGTCGACAGTGCTTCCGCGAGATCGCCCGCAACATGGGGTTCAAGAAGTACAAATGA
- a CDS encoding tyrosine-type recombinase/integrase, producing the protein MADVNDTGNVLGQLQNAWRNLDAATVDPHDEQAVDAFVADRYDQHPSSAQMRILESESITQRERDAIADFVDHREHVEDRAETTLISDLGNLRRAAAWSDTELVEMDMRDIRSLLRHLFAPSDRGGRGLDPDGTAAFGYKRTLRLFFRFLNDEPTYDEFDFAERIELPDVSPESTDVSDEKMLSTDDIAALKEAAYGTRDPVLIEFLADVGGRISLVSQLRYGDIYDIETDRPYFVPNESGLAQKSVPVDQYPIMNSRAELRVYLNRYHIDRRDDAPLWPVDQRHYDHDDPSSGAVSGDRIRDMLNECASRAGIERTVHPHMFRHTAATRLSSSDRLTPQEIVHVMGWSDDRMLEIYDETTAAERNEGIHHALGFADEPDDSDTPRSKPVPCTNCHTALSPDERYCPNCGTATSLGAREDMTELRSSIFDRAISETDEEVVTLLRDLNTALDNDPETRRLVADVLSE; encoded by the coding sequence ATGGCCGACGTCAACGACACGGGAAACGTGCTCGGGCAGCTCCAGAACGCTTGGCGAAACTTGGACGCTGCCACTGTCGACCCCCACGACGAGCAAGCGGTCGATGCCTTTGTCGCCGATCGTTACGACCAGCACCCCTCGAGTGCGCAGATGCGCATCCTCGAATCGGAGTCCATCACCCAACGCGAGCGTGACGCGATCGCCGATTTCGTCGACCATCGCGAGCACGTCGAGGACCGCGCCGAAACGACGCTGATCTCCGACCTCGGCAACCTCCGACGAGCGGCTGCGTGGAGCGACACCGAGCTCGTCGAGATGGATATGCGTGACATCCGATCGCTGCTTCGGCATCTGTTCGCCCCTTCGGATCGCGGTGGGCGGGGCCTCGACCCGGATGGAACAGCAGCGTTTGGCTACAAGCGCACATTGCGCTTGTTCTTCCGCTTTCTCAACGACGAACCTACCTACGACGAGTTCGACTTCGCCGAACGGATCGAACTCCCTGATGTCTCGCCCGAATCGACCGACGTCAGTGACGAGAAGATGCTCTCCACTGACGATATCGCGGCACTGAAGGAGGCCGCCTACGGCACTCGCGATCCCGTCCTGATCGAGTTCCTCGCCGACGTCGGTGGACGAATCTCGCTCGTCTCGCAGCTGCGATATGGCGACATCTACGACATCGAAACCGACCGCCCCTACTTCGTCCCCAACGAGAGTGGACTCGCTCAAAAGTCGGTGCCCGTCGACCAGTATCCGATCATGAACAGCCGCGCAGAACTGCGGGTCTATCTCAACCGCTATCACATTGACCGCCGAGACGACGCGCCCCTCTGGCCCGTCGACCAGCGCCACTACGATCATGACGATCCTAGCTCTGGAGCGGTCAGTGGCGATCGCATCCGCGATATGCTCAACGAGTGCGCGTCTCGGGCTGGCATCGAGCGGACGGTCCACCCGCATATGTTCCGCCATACTGCCGCGACTCGACTCTCGTCGTCTGACCGCCTCACGCCCCAGGAGATCGTCCACGTGATGGGCTGGTCCGATGACCGAATGCTCGAGATCTACGACGAGACGACCGCCGCAGAACGCAACGAGGGCATCCATCACGCTCTCGGGTTCGCCGACGAGCCCGATGACTCGGATACGCCCCGGAGTAAGCCGGTCCCGTGCACGAACTGCCACACTGCCCTCTCGCCGGACGAGCGTTACTGCCCGAACTGCGGGACAGCAACCTCGCTCGGCGCTCGTGAGGACATGACTGAACTTCGATCGTCGATCTTCGACCGGGCGATCAGCGAGACCGATGAGGAGGTCGTCACCCTCTTGCGCGATCTCAACACCGCCCTCGATAACGATCCTGAGACACGGCGACTCGTCGCCGACGTGCTTTCGGAATGA
- a CDS encoding DeoR family transcriptional regulator, with product MSGRDRDDGGRFTAAMSLDDVYEYVREQGNVTTTEVAEHWGVSSETARRKLRELEEEDRVIARDVGSALLWMADE from the coding sequence ATGTCTGGCCGCGACCGAGACGACGGCGGTCGGTTCACAGCGGCGATGAGCCTCGACGATGTCTACGAGTACGTTCGCGAGCAAGGCAACGTGACGACGACGGAGGTTGCCGAACACTGGGGTGTGAGCAGCGAGACTGCTAGGCGAAAACTTCGCGAGCTCGAAGAGGAGGATCGCGTTATCGCACGCGATGTTGGCTCGGCGCTGCTGTGGATGGCTGACGAATAA
- the rpmD gene encoding 50S ribosomal protein L30 has product MQAVVQLRGEVDMSYDVEDTLSMLNLHRVNHCAFVPEHETFRGMVAKVNDYVAYGEPSQETVETLLRTRAEPDEGSGDIDDEWLADNTEYDSVAALAEALLEEETTLKEQGLTPVLRLHPPRGGHRGLKHVTAEGGQLGKHSTEGIDELLVAMR; this is encoded by the coding sequence ATGCAGGCGGTCGTCCAACTGCGCGGCGAGGTCGACATGAGCTATGACGTCGAGGACACCCTCTCGATGCTCAACCTCCACCGGGTCAACCACTGTGCGTTCGTTCCCGAACACGAGACGTTCCGCGGGATGGTCGCGAAGGTCAACGACTACGTCGCCTACGGCGAGCCGAGCCAAGAGACCGTCGAGACGCTGCTCCGGACGCGCGCAGAGCCCGACGAGGGCAGCGGCGACATCGACGACGAGTGGCTCGCGGACAACACCGAGTACGACTCGGTGGCGGCACTCGCCGAGGCGCTGCTCGAAGAGGAGACGACGCTCAAAGAACAGGGGCTGACGCCCGTGCTCCGCCTGCACCCGCCGCGGGGCGGCCACAGGGGGCTCAAGCACGTCACCGCCGAGGGCGGTCAGCTGGGCAAACACTCGACCGAGGGGATCGACGAGCTCCTCGTCGCGATGCGATAA
- a CDS encoding 50S ribosomal protein L18, translating to MATGPRYKVPMRRRREVRTDYHQRLRLLKSDKPRLVARPSNKHIRAQLTTTSPEGDEILASAHSSDLAEYGWEAPTGNLPAAYLTGLLAGTRAVEAGLTEAVLDIGLHTATPGNKVFAVQEGAIDAGLDIPHNDSVLADWDRTRGEHIAEYAESLDESLYSGEFDATTLPEHFDSVRETIMED from the coding sequence ATGGCAACAGGACCACGATACAAGGTGCCGATGCGGCGTCGGCGCGAAGTCCGAACCGACTACCATCAGAGGTTGCGCCTGTTGAAATCCGACAAGCCCCGGCTCGTTGCTCGACCGAGCAACAAGCACATCAGGGCGCAGCTGACCACGACCAGTCCGGAGGGCGACGAGATCCTCGCAAGCGCACACTCCAGTGACCTCGCCGAGTACGGCTGGGAGGCACCGACGGGCAACCTGCCCGCGGCGTACCTGACCGGCCTTCTCGCGGGGACCCGCGCGGTCGAGGCCGGCCTGACGGAGGCCGTATTGGACATCGGCCTGCATACGGCGACGCCCGGCAACAAGGTGTTCGCCGTCCAGGAGGGCGCGATCGACGCGGGACTCGATATCCCGCACAACGACAGCGTCCTCGCTGACTGGGATCGGACTCGCGGCGAGCATATCGCCGAGTACGCAGAGAGTCTCGACGAGTCGCTTTACAGCGGCGAGTTCGATGCAACGACGCTTCCCGAGCACTTCGATTCGGTTCGGGAGACCATTATGGAGGACTAA
- a CDS encoding 50S ribosomal protein L5 — MSESQQEAEGEFHEMREPVVEKVVVHMGVGTGGRELANAEEILEEITGQQSVRTEAKRTKPEFGIRQGDPIGAKVTLRAETAAQFLETVLPLAEISGNQFDQTGNVSFGIEEHTEFPDQEYDPNIGIFGLDVTVNLVRPGYRVKKRDIRSQQIPSTHRLDAAAAIAYLNEEFDAGIGQEDTNE, encoded by the coding sequence ATGAGCGAGAGCCAACAGGAAGCCGAAGGCGAGTTCCACGAAATGCGCGAGCCCGTCGTCGAGAAGGTCGTCGTCCACATGGGCGTCGGCACCGGCGGGCGCGAACTCGCGAACGCCGAGGAGATCCTCGAGGAGATCACCGGCCAACAGAGCGTCCGGACGGAGGCAAAACGGACGAAACCCGAGTTCGGGATCCGTCAGGGCGACCCGATCGGCGCGAAGGTCACCCTCCGCGCCGAGACCGCAGCCCAGTTCCTCGAGACCGTACTCCCGCTCGCGGAGATCTCGGGCAACCAGTTCGACCAGACGGGCAACGTCAGCTTCGGGATCGAAGAACACACCGAGTTCCCCGACCAGGAGTACGACCCGAACATCGGGATCTTCGGGCTCGACGTGACGGTCAACCTCGTGCGCCCGGGCTATCGGGTGAAAAAACGCGACATCAGGTCTCAACAGATCCCGTCGACCCACCGACTCGACGCGGCGGCGGCGATCGCGTACCTGAACGAGGAGTTCGACGCCGGTATCGGCCAGGAGGACACGAATGAGTGA
- a CDS encoding 50S ribosomal protein L32e — protein sequence MADNETELTDISGVGDSKADALRAAGYEDVEDVKAASQDDLAEVEGIGNALAARIKADVGGLEVDEETEAEVEDEGREDADEEAEDVETDLRPRGLTEKTPELDDEKARLLGERARVGKPAFKRQDYHKKKRTPESWRRPRGGLSKQRRRFKSRGPVVEAGFRTPTEVRGLHPSGFEEVRVENTSDLEGVDGDRQAVRIGSSVGARKRERIEEEAESAGIRVLNPTYVEVEVDR from the coding sequence ATGGCCGACAACGAGACCGAACTGACCGACATCAGCGGTGTCGGCGACTCGAAGGCCGACGCGCTCCGCGCGGCCGGCTACGAGGACGTCGAGGACGTCAAGGCTGCAAGCCAGGACGACCTCGCGGAAGTCGAGGGGATCGGAAACGCGCTCGCAGCGCGGATCAAGGCCGACGTCGGCGGTCTCGAGGTCGACGAAGAGACCGAGGCGGAGGTCGAAGACGAGGGTCGAGAGGACGCAGACGAGGAGGCCGAAGACGTCGAAACGGATCTTCGACCCCGCGGCCTGACCGAGAAGACGCCCGAGCTCGACGACGAGAAGGCGCGTCTGCTCGGCGAGCGCGCACGCGTCGGCAAGCCGGCGTTCAAGCGCCAGGACTACCACAAGAAAAAGCGCACGCCCGAGTCGTGGCGTCGCCCCCGTGGTGGCCTCTCGAAGCAGCGCCGACGGTTCAAGAGTCGCGGTCCGGTCGTCGAGGCCGGCTTCCGAACGCCCACCGAGGTCCGCGGACTGCATCCCAGCGGCTTCGAGGAGGTCCGCGTCGAGAACACGTCCGACCTCGAGGGAGTCGACGGCGACCGACAGGCGGTGCGGATCGGTTCCTCGGTCGGCGCACGCAAACGCGAACGCATTGAGGAGGAAGCAGAGAGCGCGGGCATTCGCGTTCTCAACCCCACCTACGTCGAAGTCGAGGTAGACCGATGA
- a CDS encoding 30S ribosomal protein S8, producing the protein MTTSDPFSNALSGIDNAEGVGHLTHTIQPASNQIGSVLEVFYDRGYIDGFEFVEDGRAGTFEVELKGAINECGSVKPRYSAGADEFEQWEKRYLPARDYGTLVVTTSHGIMSHYEAREQGIGGQVIAYVY; encoded by the coding sequence ATGACGACGAGTGATCCGTTCAGTAACGCGCTCTCGGGAATCGACAACGCCGAGGGTGTGGGACACCTGACACACACGATACAGCCCGCTTCGAACCAGATCGGCTCCGTGCTCGAGGTCTTCTATGACCGCGGGTACATCGACGGCTTCGAGTTCGTCGAGGACGGCCGAGCAGGCACGTTCGAGGTCGAACTGAAAGGCGCGATCAACGAGTGTGGCTCGGTCAAGCCCCGCTATTCGGCGGGCGCAGACGAGTTCGAGCAGTGGGAGAAGCGATACCTCCCCGCCCGTGACTACGGGACGCTCGTCGTGACGACCAGCCACGGCATCATGAGCCACTACGAGGCCCGCGAACAGGGCATCGGTGGCCAGGTGATCGCGTACGTCTACTAA
- a CDS encoding 50S ribosomal protein L19e has translation MSDLKAQKRLASDVLDVGKNRVWFDPEAQGEIADAITREEIRELVSQGLIQSKEARSNSRGRAREREEKRAYGHQKGAGKRRGKAGARQNEKDQWKDQIRAQRRKLRELRDEGEIDSTQYRELYNKSGGGEFRSIRYMTNYIDSEYGDE, from the coding sequence ATGAGCGACCTGAAAGCACAGAAACGACTGGCGTCCGACGTACTGGACGTCGGGAAGAACCGCGTCTGGTTCGATCCCGAGGCCCAGGGCGAGATCGCCGACGCGATCACGAGAGAAGAGATCCGCGAGCTGGTCTCCCAGGGTCTGATCCAATCGAAGGAGGCCCGGAGCAACTCCCGCGGTCGAGCGCGCGAGCGAGAGGAAAAGCGTGCCTACGGCCACCAGAAGGGAGCGGGCAAACGCCGGGGGAAAGCCGGCGCCCGACAGAACGAGAAAGACCAGTGGAAAGACCAGATCAGAGCACAGCGACGGAAACTGCGCGAACTTCGCGACGAGGGCGAGATCGACTCGACCCAGTACCGCGAACTGTACAACAAGTCCGGCGGCGGGGAGTTTCGCAGCATCCGGTACATGACGAACTACATCGACAGCGAATACGGTGACGAATAA
- a CDS encoding uL15m family ribosomal protein produces MTNKKKRQRGSRTHGGGTHKNRRGAGHRGGRGAAGRSKHEFHNYGPLGKHGFKRPEKAKETVLTIDVQKLDEDAAIFAADGLAEETDGGYSLDARDIVEDGYDADAVKVLGGGQVRNALSVTADAFSASAVELIEENGGEAVVSERGQVDEEEEPADDGESEPEDIETTADEA; encoded by the coding sequence ATGACAAACAAGAAAAAACGCCAACGCGGTTCGCGGACCCACGGCGGCGGCACCCACAAGAACCGACGGGGCGCCGGCCATCGCGGTGGGCGCGGTGCCGCCGGACGCAGCAAGCACGAGTTCCACAACTACGGGCCGCTCGGCAAACACGGCTTCAAGCGACCCGAAAAGGCAAAAGAGACGGTCCTCACGATCGACGTCCAGAAGCTCGACGAGGACGCGGCGATCTTCGCCGCCGACGGGCTCGCCGAGGAGACCGACGGCGGCTACAGCCTCGACGCCCGCGATATCGTCGAGGACGGCTACGACGCCGACGCCGTCAAGGTGCTCGGCGGCGGCCAGGTCCGCAACGCCCTCTCGGTTACCGCGGACGCCTTCTCGGCGAGCGCGGTCGAACTCATCGAGGAGAACGGGGGCGAGGCGGTCGTCTCCGAGCGCGGTCAGGTCGACGAAGAGGAGGAGCCAGCCGACGATGGCGAATCAGAACCGGAAGATATTGAAACAACGGCTGACGAAGCGTAA